From Companilactobacillus heilongjiangensis, one genomic window encodes:
- a CDS encoding ABC transporter permease — translation MKGLMYRNLKIYFSNKSGVFFSLMGALISFVLYLIFLSQNMVNSWSDVPDTKLLLDPWLIGGTMTITAITTTLSSLSLMVQDREKNILSDLSLTDVSYLGIQCSYLLTAMIVGTVMQLVMYFMMGGYFMIADKSPLNMTVFSQILGTAVLSSFIWTTFNLLLLSFVKKIDTLGKIGTIVGTASGFLAGVYIPIGILPTGVQEFMKYTPALYNTAIYRNILLNTQLKNSFRNLPVSIANEFDEKMGINVKWGSQILTIQQNIWVIIGFAVVISLITVLISKFSQRVVISKA, via the coding sequence ATGAAAGGATTAATGTATCGTAACTTAAAAATTTATTTCTCCAATAAAAGTGGGGTCTTCTTTTCTTTGATGGGAGCGTTGATTTCCTTTGTTCTGTACTTAATATTCTTGAGCCAAAATATGGTTAATAGCTGGAGTGACGTACCAGATACGAAGTTGTTACTGGATCCATGGCTGATTGGTGGCACGATGACCATTACGGCGATAACGACCACTTTGAGTAGCCTGAGTTTAATGGTTCAAGACCGTGAGAAAAATATTTTGTCTGATCTGAGTTTGACCGATGTTAGTTACTTGGGAATTCAGTGTTCGTATTTACTGACAGCAATGATTGTCGGTACCGTTATGCAGCTGGTAATGTATTTCATGATGGGCGGCTACTTTATGATCGCTGATAAGAGTCCACTGAATATGACGGTTTTTTCACAAATTCTAGGTACCGCTGTCTTGAGCAGTTTTATTTGGACGACTTTTAATTTACTTTTATTATCGTTTGTTAAAAAAATTGATACTTTGGGTAAAATTGGGACGATTGTCGGAACAGCATCCGGTTTTCTGGCAGGTGTTTATATTCCGATTGGAATTTTGCCAACTGGAGTTCAAGAATTTATGAAATACACGCCAGCACTGTATAATACAGCTATATACCGGAATATTTTGCTGAATACTCAGTTGAAAAATTCGTTTAGAAATTTGCCTGTTTCAATTGCAAATGAATTTGATGAAAAGATGGGTATCAATGTTAAATGGGGCAGTCAGATTCTGACGATTCAACAAAATATCTGGGTAATTATCGGCTTTGCGGTAGTGATTAGCTTGATAACGGTGCTTATTTCCAAATTTAGTCAACGTGTGGTCATTAGCAAAGCTTGA
- a CDS encoding LytTR family DNA-binding domain-containing protein yields the protein MKINFNQDDKIPKNEIDITVKAANFSNEVQELMRKLEELNAKFSAIPLSVDDRVVMVQIEQIIAVEVFENELTVYTPEKNYRLRGQLKKMTERINDGNFVQISKNTVINLNHLDSLEAAFSGNMTAFLTDDLKFSVSRKYLSDLKKQLGM from the coding sequence ATGAAAATAAACTTCAACCAAGATGATAAAATTCCCAAAAATGAAATAGATATAACGGTTAAAGCAGCTAATTTCTCGAATGAAGTTCAAGAATTAATGCGCAAGTTGGAAGAATTGAACGCTAAGTTTTCCGCCATTCCTTTGTCAGTCGATGATCGAGTAGTTATGGTTCAAATCGAGCAAATCATTGCTGTGGAAGTGTTTGAGAATGAACTAACTGTTTATACGCCTGAAAAAAATTATCGTTTACGCGGTCAATTGAAGAAAATGACTGAACGAATCAATGATGGAAATTTTGTTCAAATATCTAAGAATACGGTGATTAATTTGAACCATTTGGATTCCTTAGAAGCGGCTTTCTCAGGCAATATGACAGCTTTTTTAACCGATGATTTGAAGTTTAGTGTCAGTCGAAAATATCTATCTGACTTGAAAAAACAATTGGGGATGTGA
- a CDS encoding DUF3021 domain-containing protein: MANILKVVKYFAIGVLLGSFSFLLIILLGGEMMVSPKGVLSLFFFSGLIGIVSMIFEAEWFNFPIRLLIHLLITIVIVGMMMYFAGWWNQVVAGHVVSFLTSVGITYIGVWVMLYLADVINTKKMNAVLRKRKSK, from the coding sequence ATGGCTAATATATTAAAAGTTGTGAAGTATTTTGCGATTGGAGTTTTATTAGGATCATTCAGTTTCTTATTGATAATCTTACTTGGTGGCGAGATGATGGTTTCCCCAAAAGGTGTGCTATCACTGTTCTTTTTCAGTGGCTTGATTGGAATTGTCTCAATGATTTTTGAAGCCGAGTGGTTCAATTTTCCAATTAGATTATTAATACATTTGTTAATTACGATAGTGATTGTTGGTATGATGATGTATTTTGCCGGTTGGTGGAATCAAGTTGTTGCAGGACATGTGGTCTCATTTTTAACTAGCGTTGGTATAACATATATCGGCGTTTGGGTGATGTTGTATTTGGCAGATGTCATCAATACTAAAAAAATGAATGCGGTGCTACGTAAAAGAAAATCTAAATAA
- a CDS encoding MarR family winged helix-turn-helix transcriptional regulator, whose protein sequence is MDIIKLGKFIGALHRRFQTAMSHELTLPEINASNANFLLLISDNNRITAKQITTELAINKGLVSREMTHLEKAGYITRISDDSDHRTTWITITPKGTDACKTLRQIKEELWNQILEETHTTDTDLKTVFNQLESWSEAAKNFN, encoded by the coding sequence TTGGATATTATAAAACTGGGAAAGTTCATTGGAGCCTTGCATCGACGCTTTCAGACCGCTATGAGTCACGAACTTACTCTTCCTGAAATCAATGCCAGTAACGCTAATTTTCTACTCTTAATCAGTGATAATAATAGAATTACCGCAAAACAAATAACAACTGAACTCGCCATTAACAAAGGGCTAGTTAGTCGAGAAATGACACACCTTGAAAAAGCTGGATATATCACGAGAATATCTGATGACAGCGACCATCGGACAACTTGGATCACCATCACACCCAAAGGAACGGACGCTTGTAAAACGCTTCGCCAAATTAAAGAGGAACTGTGGAATCAAATACTTGAGGAAACCCACACTACCGATACTGATTTAAAGACCGTTTTTAATCAATTGGAAAGTTGGAGTGAAGCTGCAAAAAATTTTAATTAA
- a CDS encoding GntR family transcriptional regulator, with amino-acid sequence MVAEILYQKVADDIKKNILSGVYELDSLIPTENDLEKKYSVSKITVRKAVEQLVAEGYLMKKSGIGTRVVSNHLFNKLSKAKSYSTIVRENDQLTKQVLEVANVSAEETPIATEFGDQNIVYIKRLYSLDNKPFIIVSHYLPNVEIPTEKRNLKNQSLYKFLKDSGQEINSFKDEFSAVNISTADQKLLNKDDTLALKRIRRGFDNKGNLIEYTESIYDSNKMPYKIEYEI; translated from the coding sequence ATGGTTGCAGAAATTTTGTATCAAAAAGTGGCCGATGATATCAAGAAAAATATCTTGTCCGGCGTTTATGAATTAGATAGCTTGATTCCCACTGAAAATGACCTTGAGAAGAAGTATTCCGTCAGTAAAATTACCGTTCGTAAAGCCGTTGAACAGTTAGTTGCTGAAGGTTATTTGATGAAGAAGAGTGGAATTGGAACACGAGTTGTCAGCAATCACTTGTTCAATAAATTATCAAAAGCCAAGTCATATTCAACAATCGTCAGAGAAAATGATCAGTTAACGAAACAAGTTTTAGAAGTTGCTAATGTGTCTGCCGAAGAGACCCCAATAGCAACTGAATTTGGCGACCAGAATATTGTTTATATCAAACGTTTATATTCATTGGATAATAAACCTTTTATTATTGTGAGCCATTATTTACCTAACGTTGAAATTCCAACTGAAAAAAGAAATTTGAAAAACCAATCATTGTACAAGTTTCTTAAGGATAGTGGGCAAGAAATCAATAGTTTCAAAGATGAGTTCAGCGCAGTTAACATCAGTACTGCGGATCAAAAATTGTTAAACAAAGATGATACTTTAGCATTGAAACGAATCAGACGAGGTTTTGATAATAAAGGAAATTTGATTGAATATACTGAATCCATTTATGACAGCAATAAAATGCCATACAAAATTGAATATGAAATTTAG
- a CDS encoding PTS sugar transporter subunit IIC, whose translation MDNFVNFLNAKILPVANRVGTQRHMMAIRKGVISTLPLTIVGSFFTLINNPPIQAWADAIAPYKEILDIPFRYTVGILALYATFGIASSLADSYKLDKLSNGVLAVLAFLVSTAAPIHITEDVKGVISAGRYIDISNLSASSLFASIVTGLLSVEIYRFFKERNITIKMPQGVPPEVSNSFVALIPAAFILIFFWFIRYILNFNISSFLSLILMPLKGVLVGNSLFGGLLTILLITGFWTLGIHGAAIMAPITRPFWEMSIAQNMSEFAGGTSANHLSTIFTEQFLQWFLWIGGAGGTLALVVLFMFSKSAYLKDLGKLAILPGLFNINEPVIFGAPIVMNPILGIPFIVAPLVTGTLSYFMTIWGVVPMMMARLPFTVPSPLGAFSSTNWSIPAMILVFVNFLIDLAIYYPFFKIFEKQQLEKE comes from the coding sequence ATGGATAATTTTGTTAATTTTTTGAACGCCAAGATCTTGCCAGTTGCCAATCGAGTTGGGACACAACGACACATGATGGCAATCAGAAAGGGGGTTATTTCAACACTACCACTGACCATTGTTGGTTCATTCTTTACTTTGATCAATAATCCCCCAATTCAAGCGTGGGCTGATGCAATAGCTCCTTATAAGGAAATTTTAGATATACCGTTTCGTTATACTGTCGGTATTTTAGCTTTGTATGCCACATTCGGTATCGCATCGTCATTGGCTGACAGTTACAAATTAGATAAATTGAGCAACGGAGTTTTGGCCGTTTTAGCTTTCTTAGTTTCAACAGCCGCACCAATTCACATCACCGAAGATGTTAAAGGTGTGATTTCGGCGGGACGTTACATCGATATTTCTAATTTGAGTGCTTCATCGTTGTTCGCTTCAATTGTGACCGGACTTTTGTCGGTTGAAATTTATCGTTTCTTCAAAGAACGGAATATCACCATCAAAATGCCGCAAGGTGTACCACCAGAGGTTTCTAATTCCTTTGTCGCCTTGATTCCAGCTGCATTTATCCTGATTTTCTTCTGGTTCATTCGTTACATTTTAAACTTCAATATTTCATCATTCTTGAGTTTGATCTTGATGCCATTAAAGGGTGTCTTAGTTGGTAACAGTCTCTTCGGTGGCTTACTAACAATTCTCTTGATTACCGGCTTTTGGACGTTGGGTATTCACGGTGCAGCTATCATGGCGCCAATTACAAGACCTTTCTGGGAAATGTCAATCGCCCAAAATATGAGTGAATTTGCTGGTGGAACTAGTGCTAATCACCTTTCAACAATCTTCACTGAACAATTCTTACAATGGTTCCTTTGGATTGGTGGAGCCGGTGGTACTTTGGCCTTAGTTGTTTTGTTCATGTTCTCTAAGTCAGCATATCTCAAGGATTTGGGAAAACTTGCGATTCTGCCAGGACTTTTCAACATCAATGAACCAGTTATCTTCGGTGCACCAATTGTTATGAATCCAATCTTAGGTATTCCATTCATCGTGGCACCTTTAGTTACCGGAACACTCTCGTATTTCATGACTATCTGGGGCGTTGTGCCAATGATGATGGCCCGTTTACCATTTACCGTTCCCAGTCCATTGGGTGCATTCAGTAGTACAAACTGGAGTATTCCAGCCATGATTTTGGTATTTGTTAACTTCTTGATCGACTTGGCAATTTACTACCCATTCTTCAAGATTTTTGAAAAACAACAACTAGAAAAGGAATAG